The segment GGTATCCTTCAAACCAGGCTCGCCGAGCAACATGCGCACATGCAGGTCGGAAACAATGAGCCCATAGAACGTATGATATGCCTCGTCGGCATCGGTAAAGCGCAATAGCCCTGCCCGCTTCCCGGCGTCGATCAGCCCGCTGGCGCGCCGGTCGATCTGACGGCGGCCGCGCTCCAGCAAAAGCTTGCCGAGCTTGGAGCCGTCGCGGTTGGATTGACCGATCGCCAGACGGTTCAATGCGAGCGACACGTCGCCGGCCAAAACCTCCAGCAGATCGCGGGCGAAAATGACGAGATGGTCATGCAGGCTCGCTACGGTCAGTCGCTCGCCGTTGCGCTCGAAGGTGCGCACCTTGCTCGCCTGATAGGCAATCATCGCCGACAGCAGACCGTCGCGGTCGCCGAACCATTTATAGAGACTTTCCTTGGAGCAATTGGCAGCGCGCGCAACGCCCGAGGTCGTCAGCGCCTTTTCCCCGCCATCGACGAGCAAACGCAGCGCCTGTTCCAGAACGGCGTTCTGGCGCGGCGAAAACTCGCTCGTCTGTCCTGCTTCGCTGAGCACGATGGCCACTCCCAAATGCGTACCGTACGGTACGGTTCGTGGCCGTTATGACTGAGGGCGAGGCAAGCGTCAAGCGCAAATCGTTGCTGCATCGCGTCAATTGCGAAGGAGATT is part of the Rhizobium sp. CB3090 genome and harbors:
- a CDS encoding TetR/AcrR family transcriptional regulator C-terminal domain-containing protein, whose protein sequence is MLSEAGQTSEFSPRQNAVLEQALRLLVDGGEKALTTSGVARAANCSKESLYKWFGDRDGLLSAMIAYQASKVRTFERNGERLTVASLHDHLVIFARDLLEVLAGDVSLALNRLAIGQSNRDGSKLGKLLLERGRRQIDRRASGLIDAGKRAGLLRFTDADEAYHTFYGLIVSDLHVRMLLGEPGLKDTSRQAEKAVSAFLRLYGTEKVLAEAAATV